One genomic region from Halobacteriovorax vibrionivorans encodes:
- a CDS encoding serine/threonine protein kinase, which produces MSEEKKFERFGRYLILDHLVDGGMAKICRARFLGEQADKIVAIKMVQPQFSSDEAFQQMFMDEIKTTFGLLHPNIVQTYDYGFHNNQLFVAMEYCDGRNLKQYIDKLKEHNYVFPVEISVFITIQAAQGLHYAHTFTDKLTGKPANIIHRDISPHNIMLTFDGSVKVIDFGIAKSETNSEATQAGTIKGKLSYLAPEYLDGLDLDPRYDLFATAITLWEMLCSRKLFKASNDLAVLKKIQECKIPVPSSINPMVPKELDKIILKALHKDRSKRYQSLEEFARALNKFLYSTYPDFNSSDLSYFAKELFKDEIKTDRERMFEFGQIDLGPYIKDYKAESEGGAPSQSSGPQNNSAKKRKQKEALFELDIDEQTDIQVEGSMPKLDLASKTSKTKINTIDIKSNKTSAGTKIKRIKKKKKPVKKKKSYLIHVASIAALAVGVYFAKDQIPFLGDKPVENTKQAEVAKEGSKREPTSSVKSTLTLKNFNRNKDKLYINGEQKEVDVLNRIKLSTNELMTIRVEKSGREHFIIHDISLQEGESRSIKVESMPIAYYGYLQTSSACLVGKVSFELFGEQREEKLPIRFVPGIPLATGINAQGDSVPKEYEVTVESAKSSVPYRVKFEISNSKVVDLCKLL; this is translated from the coding sequence ATGAGTGAAGAAAAGAAATTTGAAAGATTTGGCCGCTACCTAATTCTAGATCATCTAGTTGATGGTGGAATGGCAAAAATTTGTCGTGCAAGATTCCTTGGTGAACAGGCCGATAAAATCGTTGCGATTAAAATGGTCCAACCACAATTCTCTTCTGATGAGGCATTTCAACAAATGTTTATGGATGAGATTAAGACGACCTTTGGTCTTCTACATCCTAATATTGTACAGACTTACGATTATGGTTTTCATAATAATCAGTTATTCGTAGCAATGGAATATTGTGATGGACGTAACTTAAAGCAGTATATTGATAAGCTTAAAGAACACAATTACGTCTTTCCTGTTGAAATTTCAGTTTTCATTACAATTCAAGCTGCTCAAGGGCTCCACTATGCTCATACATTCACAGATAAACTAACAGGTAAGCCTGCTAATATTATCCACCGTGATATTTCTCCTCATAATATCATGCTAACTTTTGATGGCTCTGTTAAAGTTATCGACTTTGGTATTGCAAAGTCTGAAACAAACTCTGAAGCAACTCAAGCCGGAACTATTAAAGGTAAGCTTTCATATTTAGCACCAGAATATTTAGATGGATTAGATCTTGATCCAAGATATGACTTATTTGCAACTGCTATTACACTTTGGGAAATGCTTTGCTCTAGAAAGCTTTTCAAAGCTTCAAATGACTTAGCAGTACTTAAAAAGATTCAAGAGTGTAAGATTCCAGTTCCATCATCTATTAATCCGATGGTTCCAAAAGAACTTGATAAAATCATTCTTAAGGCCCTACATAAAGATCGTAGCAAGCGTTATCAATCTCTAGAGGAGTTTGCTAGGGCATTAAATAAATTTCTATACTCAACATATCCTGATTTCAACTCTTCAGATTTATCATATTTTGCAAAAGAGTTATTTAAGGATGAGATTAAGACAGATCGTGAAAGAATGTTTGAATTTGGACAGATCGATTTAGGTCCATATATCAAAGATTATAAGGCAGAGAGTGAAGGTGGAGCACCTTCTCAATCGAGTGGCCCTCAGAATAATTCTGCTAAAAAGAGAAAGCAAAAAGAAGCTCTCTTTGAGTTAGATATTGATGAGCAGACAGATATTCAAGTTGAAGGTTCAATGCCTAAGCTTGATTTAGCCTCTAAAACGTCTAAAACAAAAATTAATACAATTGATATTAAATCCAATAAAACCAGCGCTGGTACGAAAATTAAACGTATCAAAAAGAAGAAAAAACCAGTTAAGAAGAAAAAGTCTTATTTAATTCACGTTGCTTCGATCGCTGCTCTTGCTGTTGGTGTTTATTTTGCTAAAGACCAGATTCCTTTCTTAGGTGATAAGCCAGTTGAGAATACTAAGCAGGCCGAGGTCGCAAAAGAAGGCTCAAAGAGAGAGCCAACAAGTAGTGTGAAATCTACGTTAACTTTAAAGAACTTTAATAGAAATAAAGATAAGCTCTATATTAATGGTGAACAAAAAGAAGTTGATGTTCTTAATCGCATTAAGTTATCAACTAACGAATTGATGACGATTAGAGTAGAAAAGAGTGGAAGAGAGCACTTCATTATCCACGATATTAGTCTTCAAGAAGGTGAGTCTCGAAGTATAAAGGTCGAGTCTATGCCGATTGCATACTATGGATATCTACAAACGAGTTCAGCTTGTTTAGTAGGAAAAGTTAGCTTTGAATTATTCGGTGAACAACGAGAAGAGAAGCTTCCAATTCGCTTTGTTCCAGGAATTCCACTTGCTACTGGGATAAATGCACAAGGGGATAGTGTCCCTAAGGAATATGAAGTTACAGTTGAAAGTGCTAAAAGCTCTGTTCCTTATCGTGTGAAGTTTGAGATCTCTAACTCAAAAGTTGTTGATCTATGTAAATTACTATAA
- a CDS encoding alpha/beta fold hydrolase, translating to MKSSIYIREYYATKEPRNNKSKKNIILFHDIGGGHYTFENLIPLMNDEGINVVTFDYLGHGLSSGTRGHFESIEQIKGFLTELHTSSQIAQSEEVYTLSINQGALVALYYATLFENVAGNIFINPRLRVELDKKFSTDLFKSIPLPISKLQLNLRKQSSDLTANGFITKKSLITLNKLLKKVQLDIYFMKCRNLIFSSDRNSIIFETLMSEFHDEVEVPEMNSIKMIKKQDIIFKETYNWLYEN from the coding sequence ATGAAGAGTTCGATTTATATTCGAGAATATTACGCGACTAAAGAGCCTCGTAATAATAAATCGAAAAAAAATATCATTCTCTTTCACGATATTGGTGGTGGCCATTATACTTTTGAAAATCTAATTCCATTAATGAATGATGAAGGAATTAATGTCGTTACATTCGATTACCTTGGGCATGGATTAAGTTCTGGTACACGTGGACATTTTGAAAGTATCGAGCAAATTAAAGGCTTCTTAACAGAATTACACACATCTAGTCAGATTGCTCAGTCAGAAGAAGTTTATACTTTATCAATTAATCAGGGAGCATTAGTGGCCTTGTATTATGCAACTTTATTTGAAAATGTTGCAGGAAATATATTTATCAATCCACGCTTAAGAGTTGAGTTAGATAAGAAGTTTTCAACTGATTTATTCAAGAGCATACCGCTTCCAATTTCTAAACTTCAGCTGAATTTACGCAAACAAAGTAGTGACTTAACAGCAAATGGATTTATTACAAAAAAGTCGTTAATCACGTTAAATAAGCTATTAAAGAAAGTACAATTAGACATTTACTTTATGAAATGTCGAAATCTTATATTTAGCAGTGATCGAAATAGTATTATATTTGAGACATTAATGAGCGAATTCCACGATGAAGTGGAGGTTCCAGAGATGAATTCAATTAAAATGATAAAAAAACAAGACATTATTTTTAAAGAAACTTATAATTGGTTATATGAAAATTAA